A stretch of DNA from Prosthecobacter debontii:
AATCGATCTCGATCTGGCCCTTCTTTTCCGAATGCTTGACCGAGATGTTGGTGGTCAGATGATGCATCAGGCGCTGCTCCACGGATTGAATGGCGTGGCTGACCTCGTTATCCGCCAGCACGGGCTTCGGCGGAGGAGGATTCAAGATGCTGCCGGCCAGCTTTTCAGCCGCACGCACGGTGAGGCCTTTTTTCACGATCTCTTCTGCAGCCTTCTCCTGTTGTTCAGGGTCTTTCAGCGTCAGCAGGACCTTGGCGTGACCGGTGCTCAGCTTGCCGCTGGAGAGAAGGGTCTGCACGGGCGTGGCCAGATCCAGCAAGCGCATGGTGTTAGCCACCGTGGCGCGGTTTTTCCCCACGCGCTGGGCGATGTCCTCCTGCCGCATGTCGAAGTCTTTGGCGAGGCGTGCATAGGCTCGGCCTTCTTCGATCGGGTTGAGGTCTTCACGCTGGAGGTTCTCGATGAGCGCCATCTCCAGCACATCCTTATCCGAAGCTTCGCGGACAATGACGGGCACTTCCTTGAGACCCAGCTCACGGGAGGCGCGAAAGCGGCGCTCACCGGCGATCAGTTCGAGCTTGCCATTCACCCGACGCACAATCAGGGGCTGGATAATGCCATGCTCCCGGATGGACTCCATCAGCTCGGCCAACTGCTCCTGGATGAACTCTTTGCGCGGCTGCAGAGGGCTAGGCACCACTTGATCCAAGCTCACGTGATTGACGACATCGCCGGGGGCTGGCTGCGCCAGAGCAGGCGGACGCGGAGCCCCTGATCCGGCTGCTTGAGCCGTGATCAATGCGCCGAGTCCTTTTCCAAGTGCGGGTTTTGCCATAAGACCGCGAGGTTAAAGACGCAGGATCGAATCGCAACCGAGTTTTGCCCCGAGGCTCTGATTGCGTTTGTAAGAAAATGCTGACAAGGGATAATTCTAGGAGGTAAATGGATTGAGCTTGGTCGTTCTGACGACACGCCTCAGAATCGCCCTCTGCTTTTCCGATCCATTTTGAGATTAGGCTTCGGCTCAATCAATCGTCATCCCGAGCGTTCAGCCCAGCGCTGATGAGTAGAATGCGGAAGCCGATGTCTACTTCGCGTGCGGAGAGGGGCACTTTGAGGCGATAGGAGGCTAGGAGCTGCTGGCGCTCATAGGTGGTGTAGGAGCCACCTCGGGCAACGGCTTCGGCCCCCGTGCTGTCCCAAGGATCGGAGACCCACTCCCAGACATTTCCTGAGAGATCGAAGAGACTGCGGCTGTCGGCTTTCAGACTGCCGACGGGAGCCACCCCGGGGAATTTATCGTCGTAACCCGGAATGGATTTTTTGCCGGAAGGATCGGCCGATTTATCGCGCAGGTTAGCCACCCTAGCCGTGGGCACGGGGGTAAAGCCCCAGGGGTAGATGCCCTCGATCCGGGTGCTGCGGTCGGCTGGGGTGGTGCCTAACTCGCGAGGCAGGTAGGCGGCCATGCTCCACTCGTCATCGGTGGGGAGCCGGTATTCCTGGTCGGGCTCCAGCAATCCTTTGGCACGCTCACGGTCGGTGAGCCAGCGGCAGAACTGCTCGGCCTCAGCCCGGGTGATCAACGTGACCGGGAAGTCCAGATTGGCACTGAGGTCGAGCCCGTCAATCGGCGGAAGATTCACACTGCGGGCGAATTCGACGAAGTCTTTTCGGCGCACTTCGGTGGAGGCTAGCATGGCTCGGCCCATGGGCACCATCTTGATGCCGAGGCTATTGTCCCACGGTTTGCCAAAGACCACGGAACCGGTGGCTTTGAGGCGAAGGTTGAAGCTCATGGCTTGACCTTCCTTGAGATTACCTTGAGCAAATTCACTCTTGTAGCCAGGCAGGCGCACTTCGTAGTTGAATTTATCGGCCCGGACCTTGGTCAATTGCAGCGGGGTTTTGCCCACACGCAGTTCTCCATCGAAAACCTCGGCTCCACGCGGGGTGCTGTCGATGCTGAGGCGGCCATACGGAACCCGCATGATCTCCAGGCGGATCGCCTGCCAACCCGGACGTGGCGGGTTGCCGTCGGGTTGGGGGATATTGGCCGCACGCCAGTTGTATTCGTGATCGATGTCCAGGCGCCCGCTTTGGCGATCCCGGCTGGTCATCCAGGCAGCAAAGGCTTCGGCATCGGCATCGGGAGCCATGACGCAGTTGAGCGTCTTTTTATCCGCCGTGATGTAAGGGACGACGCCGAATTCAGCCGCGCGCAGGGTGGCCTCCAAGAAGGAACGAAAGAGAGTGACCTCGACCGGGAAATCCGCAATGTGGCGATCCTTGCTGAAGGTAAACCACTGGCCGTAGATGTTTTGCCACGGACGGCCTTTCTGCGGCGGTTGAGGCAGAGGTGGGGCGGCCTTGACGGGTAACGGCAGCGTATAAGACCAGGCGTTTTCGTATTTCGCCGCTGTCAGTCCAGCGCCTGCTAGGGCGGATCCGACCAGGGTGAACACGGCGGCACGGCTGAAGCGGCGCAGGAAAGTCTCACGGCGCTTTTCTCCCACTCGTTGCAAGGCCTCGGCAAACTCTCCTGCGGTCTGGAAACGCTCTTTCAGGTCGGGCGCACAGGCCTTGCAGATGACGCGATTGAGGTCCAGCCAGAACGGCCATTCATCATCGCCAAGGTTGGCCGGGATCTCAGGGAACTCCATGCGATCCTTACCGCTGCTCATTTCATAGAGAACCTTGCCGAGACTGTAGATGTCCGCTTGAGCGGTGCCCGGGCCCTCAGGCGGCACAAATCCCTCCGTGCCGACGAAGGTGCGCTCGCCAAAGCTGGCGACGAGCCCGATGTCGGCGAGCTTGCAGACGCCCCCCACGAAAATGACGTTGGAGGGTTTGATGTCCCGGTGCGTGAGGCCCCGGTTATGCATGTAATACAGCGCATCAGCCAGATAGACTCCGGCGTCTCGACAGAAGACCAAGTCCAGTCGGCCATGGCGCTTCATGTCGGTTCCCAGAGTGCGCGGCACGTAGGTCTGGATATCGGCGAAGTTCGGGCCTTCTTCGGCATCATCGGCCAGCTCCATGACGCAGTAGTAGAAACCGCGATCTTCATTCCAGCCGACATGGAGGATGTGCACGAGGCAGGGGTGCCCGCGCGAGATGGGCTCAAACTGCTGAATGCCTAGAAACTCCCGGTGGAAGGTGCGTGTGAGCTCGAAGTCTTCTCTCCAGACAATCTTCACCGCTCGATAGGCTCCCGTCACGCTCTGCGCGAGCCAGACCTCACCATACGCACCCGAGCCCACGCGTTTGATCAGCGTGTAGTCGGGAATGAGAATGTCGTCGCGATGCGAAAGAGGCCCGGTTTTATCCCCAGGTTTACGAGAAGGCCGTTGAGCAGAGGGCGGGGCGGGTAAGGCGATATCCGACTCTGTTTTCCGTGCCGACGGCCTGCCGTCACCAGGAGGGTCCGGTGGTGGAAGCGGGCGAACAGGAGAGCGGGACATTGGCAATAAAAGAAACCATACGTGAGATGACTCCGGGACTCAATCACGGGCTTTCACACAGAAGCGGAAAGAACAAAGATCACCCCCGGGGTTGCCACCGGGCACAGAGCAGTAAAACCCACCCTAACATCATGCCCACGCCCCCGATCGGCGTGACATACACCAGCCACTTCACTTGGGTGAGGGCGTGAGTGTAAAGCGAGCCACTGAATAGCAGAACCCCGATGAACAGGCTATTCCAAGCCCAAGTGCCGCGCTTGCCTCCCACCTTTCCGGCCAAGGCCAGGATCACTAGCAAGATGGCATGGGGGAGATGATAGCTGACCGCCGTCTTCCAGTTTTCAAAAGCACCTGCGGCGACCACCATGTCATGAACTTTTCCATGGGCCCCCAATGAACCCAGAATGATGGCTGACAACCCCAGGATGGCGGCAAGGCGAAGGCGGGTGGTATCTGGCTGCATGACTGCAACGGGATACGCATGGCCAGGAAATGCAAATCAAGAAAACAAAACCGCCACAGAACCTAAAAGGAACGGTGGCGGATGAGATAAGCTGTTCAGTGACGGTTAACGGCCAAAGAAAAAAGGAACTCGGATGGGGGGGCGATAATCATAGTCGTCGTGGTGATCATATCGACCTCTTCCAGATCCTCCGTAGCATGCTCGGCAATGACTGTGATTGGAACTGGTTCTCTTCCAACCACGTTCGAGCACACGCCCATGCTTGTCACGTTTGGTGACGGTGTAAACGGCATAAATGGGTTCTCCACAAGGATAACGACCGACAACACGACGATCCGAGTATCCCCAATCACGTGCGGTGGATTGGACTGGAACTGTAAAGCCGATGCCGGTCACGATAGCGAGGATGGCAATAAGATTTTTCATAGTGATGAACTTGGGTTCGTTAGATTCGACGGGACGTCGTTTAACTCTATTCAAGTATCGAATAAAAAAGTGGTTTTGCGTGTGTTGTCGAGCATTTCAGAGACCTGGTTTGACGGCAAAAACAAACCCGCACAGTAGCTGCGCGGGTTTGGTGATCAGAGCTAATGATGAGGGAAAAGCTACTCGAACTTCTTGACCAGAAGCGCGGAGTTGTGACCGCCGAAACCGAAGCTGTTGCTCAGGGCGGCATTCACTTTAGCTGGTCGTGCCTCGTTGGCCACGATGTCCACATCCACTTCAGGGTCCAGATTTTCCACGTTGATGGTGGGAGGAACGACCTGATCGCGGATGGCGAGGATGGAAGCGGCGAGTTCGATGCCACCGGCAGCGCCTAACAAATGGCCTGTCATGGACTTGGTGCCGGAGACCAGAAGACCATCCTGGGCATAAGCGCCGAAGGTGCGCTTGATGGCGCGCAGCTCGCACATGTCACCTACAGGGGTGGAGGTGGCGTGAGCGTTCACATAGCTGACATCGGTCGCATTCAGCTTGGCATGACGCAGGGCCATCTCCATGCACTTGGAGGCACCGAGACCTTCCGGATGCGGGGCGGTGAGGTGATAGGCGTCTGCCGTCACCCCGTAACCGACGAGTTCGGCGTAGATGGTGGCACCGCGCTTCTTGGCATGCTCGAGTTCTTCGATCACGACCACACCGGAGCCTTCACCCATGACGAAACCATCACGGCCTGTATCCCAAGGGCGGGACGCTCCTTCTGGATCGTCATTGCGCATGGACAGCGCCTTCATGTTGGCGAAGCCAGACAGGCCGCAAGGACGGATGGAGGCTTCTGAACCACCGCAGACGATGGCGTCAGCATCGCCAAATTTGATGATGCGCCAGGCTTCTCCGATGTTGTTGTTGGAGGTGGCACAGGCGGTGGTGATGCACATGTTCGGGCCCATGAAGCCGAACTCGGTGGCGATCATCCCGGTCGCGATGTTGGTGATCATCATCGGGATGAGGAAAGGGGAAACACGGCCGGGTCCTTTGTTCAGCAGGATCTCATATTGAGTTTCGATGGTGCTCAAACCGCCGATACCACTCCCGACCATGACGCCGATACGATGTGGGTCTAGGCTGTCAGGGTTCAGTCCGCTGTCTTTGACGGCCATTTTGGAAGCGGCCATGGCGAGCTGGAAAAAGCGGTCTGCGCGGCGGGCTTCTTTGTGGTTGTTGAAGAAAGGTGTGGGGTCAAAGTCCACCACTTCACCCGCGATTTTGCAGTCATAGTTGGTGGTGTCCATGCTCTGGATGCGGCGGATACCGCTTTTGCCAGCCAGGAGGTTTTTCCAGAAATCGTCCTTGTTGTTTCCCAGGGGGGAGACGGTTCCGATTCCGGTGATAACGACGCGACGTTCGGTCATGTGGTGGTGGTGAGGGGTGAGTTTGGGAATGTCCAGAGAACACGCTTTACCCCGGGGGGCAAGGGATTTTCCGTGGGGTGTCTGGGGGGAGTTACGGTTTGGAAAGGAGATAGTGCCGGGTTTTCCCGTGCCGCTGCTTATTGGTCAGCGGGGGCAGGTCCAGATGGAACAAGTGCCTCAGGGTTTTATTGTGGCGTTTCAGCACGTGTTGGGTTTCCTCCTGGAGAGCCTGCCACCGTTTCCAGGGGTGCGTCGGTGCATGAGTGATGTGGCGCAGGAGGCTCAGCCACTCCACGTAGGCACGAGAGAGGTCGCCCTCAGCCACTTCGGGCGGAGGTTCACGCCCCTCGGCTTGATCAGGATTCAGCAAGGCACCGAGGAGTTCCGCCGCACCCTCGCCGTAGTCTGGAGGGAGCCCATTTTCCAGATAACCGCTATGATTGATGAATCCGTAAGTGTTTCGGCAGACAGCCCCGAGCCTCTCTGAACTGCAGGACGTGGGCAGGTCAAACTTGGTGCCACTGCGCAGATTGGCCATGTGCAGGATGAGGTCATCGACTGGATAGGATTCATCCTCGAGCGCGGCGGCCACGGCTAGGCCCTCGCCTCCCTGGAAGAAGGAGAAGATCTCGCCACGCCGAGTGGGCACGCCGCCTTCATCAATGAGCCCGAGCGATCTCCAGGCATGGATGGGCGATCCTGGGCGGGGCTGTCGGCCTGCGCTCGGCTGAGTGGCCTTTTCACCGTTCACAGCCGTGGCGTTTTTGACGGCTATGCTGCGTTCACGAGGCTGCACGATGGGACAATCGAGAGAATCGCGGTAGATCGGGACTTTCACCTCGCCCAGGTCAAACACGGCAAAGACCAGCCCTTCTTTGGCTCGGCTTTCTAGGAATTGGGGGAGTTCCTGCGGTTTCAGATCTTCTTGATTGGCCTGCAGGGCTGTCGCCAAGGTCGCTGCGTGGAGGACTTCGATTTCCTCCACGGGCAGGGTTTCTTGCTTCCGGGGAAGCTTCAGCAGCCGACGCAGGCTTTTGGTGGGGCGGATTTCGCCAGGGGAGGTGTCCTCGGGCTGCCCGAGGGGAATCTCCACTCCATAGCGATTTTCCCCCAGCTTTCCCACGCGGCCGATGCCATGGGCAAAACGAGCCACGAAAGCCGGCACGCTCAGGGCGGGGGCAATGCGGTCCATATCGGCTAACCAAGCCTGACTGAGGGGAAGAAACTCCGTTGGGGAATGGACACGGCGCTCCCACTCGCCTTTGGAATTGAAGATTTGCTTCTCAGTGGCTTCCAGCCCGAAAAGGGCTTTGGCTTCGGTCTTCTCAGGAGTGTCCGGAGCGTGCTCTTCCAGACCGAGCAAGGGAGGTACTTTGGCATACAGCCTCCCCGCAAAGCGCTCCGCTTCGACGAAGGGATGCGCTTCCGTCTGCGCGGCATGCTTCATCACCCTCAGGAAAATGGGCCACGCCAGCAGATCTCCTCGGTGCAGACGGGCGGCACGCGCATCCATCAGTGAGGGGCTTTGGCGGGTCGTGACGACATAACCTTTTTCGTCCAGTCCCCGGCGACCAGCCCGTCCATACATCTGGAGGA
This window harbors:
- a CDS encoding ParB/RepB/Spo0J family partition protein, giving the protein MAKPALGKGLGALITAQAAGSGAPRPPALAQPAPGDVVNHVSLDQVVPSPLQPRKEFIQEQLAELMESIREHGIIQPLIVRRVNGKLELIAGERRFRASRELGLKEVPVIVREASDKDVLEMALIENLQREDLNPIEEGRAYARLAKDFDMRQEDIAQRVGKNRATVANTMRLLDLATPVQTLLSSGKLSTGHAKVLLTLKDPEQQEKAAEEIVKKGLTVRAAEKLAGSILNPPPPKPVLADNEVSHAIQSVEQRLMHHLTTNISVKHSEKKGQIEIDYYGVEDLNRLLALMGVPEEQAEA
- a CDS encoding DUF423 domain-containing protein — translated: MQPDTTRLRLAAILGLSAIILGSLGAHGKVHDMVVAAGAFENWKTAVSYHLPHAILLVILALAGKVGGKRGTWAWNSLFIGVLLFSGSLYTHALTQVKWLVYVTPIGGVGMMLGWVLLLCARWQPRG
- a CDS encoding bifunctional serine/threonine-protein kinase/formylglycine-generating enzyme family protein; translation: MSRSPVRPLPPPDPPGDGRPSARKTESDIALPAPPSAQRPSRKPGDKTGPLSHRDDILIPDYTLIKRVGSGAYGEVWLAQSVTGAYRAVKIVWREDFELTRTFHREFLGIQQFEPISRGHPCLVHILHVGWNEDRGFYYCVMELADDAEEGPNFADIQTYVPRTLGTDMKRHGRLDLVFCRDAGVYLADALYYMHNRGLTHRDIKPSNVIFVGGVCKLADIGLVASFGERTFVGTEGFVPPEGPGTAQADIYSLGKVLYEMSSGKDRMEFPEIPANLGDDEWPFWLDLNRVICKACAPDLKERFQTAGEFAEALQRVGEKRRETFLRRFSRAAVFTLVGSALAGAGLTAAKYENAWSYTLPLPVKAAPPLPQPPQKGRPWQNIYGQWFTFSKDRHIADFPVEVTLFRSFLEATLRAAEFGVVPYITADKKTLNCVMAPDADAEAFAAWMTSRDRQSGRLDIDHEYNWRAANIPQPDGNPPRPGWQAIRLEIMRVPYGRLSIDSTPRGAEVFDGELRVGKTPLQLTKVRADKFNYEVRLPGYKSEFAQGNLKEGQAMSFNLRLKATGSVVFGKPWDNSLGIKMVPMGRAMLASTEVRRKDFVEFARSVNLPPIDGLDLSANLDFPVTLITRAEAEQFCRWLTDRERAKGLLEPDQEYRLPTDDEWSMAAYLPRELGTTPADRSTRIEGIYPWGFTPVPTARVANLRDKSADPSGKKSIPGYDDKFPGVAPVGSLKADSRSLFDLSGNVWEWVSDPWDSTGAEAVARGGSYTTYERQQLLASYRLKVPLSAREVDIGFRILLISAGLNARDDD
- the fabF gene encoding beta-ketoacyl-ACP synthase II, whose protein sequence is MTERRVVITGIGTVSPLGNNKDDFWKNLLAGKSGIRRIQSMDTTNYDCKIAGEVVDFDPTPFFNNHKEARRADRFFQLAMAASKMAVKDSGLNPDSLDPHRIGVMVGSGIGGLSTIETQYEILLNKGPGRVSPFLIPMMITNIATGMIATEFGFMGPNMCITTACATSNNNIGEAWRIIKFGDADAIVCGGSEASIRPCGLSGFANMKALSMRNDDPEGASRPWDTGRDGFVMGEGSGVVVIEELEHAKKRGATIYAELVGYGVTADAYHLTAPHPEGLGASKCMEMALRHAKLNATDVSYVNAHATSTPVGDMCELRAIKRTFGAYAQDGLLVSGTKSMTGHLLGAAGGIELAASILAIRDQVVPPTINVENLDPEVDVDIVANEARPAKVNAALSNSFGFGGHNSALLVKKFE
- a CDS encoding DEAD/DEAH box helicase, translated to MLPSLNTLKLPDLWQHQAVNLLREGTDVVVSAPTGAGKTFVFELLHQSRSLTGQAIYTVPTRALANDKYAEWKEARWNVGIATGDVSENTGAPVVVATLETQLERLVRGEGPALLVIDEYQMIADTSRGSHYEAAIALAPPQTRLLLLSGSVANPEDVVGWMRRLGRSAEVVQTKERPVPLEEAPWEALPQRMARHFEHFWPKFAAAVMLADLAPLLIFSPRRKEAEAIARRLAADLPAGEPLELTPEQRGVCGKELSSLLEKRVAYHHSGLSYAARAGVIEPLAKAGQLRVIAATMGLAAGINFSVRSVHVAATTFHDGKSEHKLTPDELLQMYGRAGRRGLDEKGYVVTTRQSPSLMDARAARLHRGDLLAWPIFLRVMKHAAQTEAHPFVEAERFAGRLYAKVPPLLGLEEHAPDTPEKTEAKALFGLEATEKQIFNSKGEWERRVHSPTEFLPLSQAWLADMDRIAPALSVPAFVARFAHGIGRVGKLGENRYGVEIPLGQPEDTSPGEIRPTKSLRRLLKLPRKQETLPVEEIEVLHAATLATALQANQEDLKPQELPQFLESRAKEGLVFAVFDLGEVKVPIYRDSLDCPIVQPRERSIAVKNATAVNGEKATQPSAGRQPRPGSPIHAWRSLGLIDEGGVPTRRGEIFSFFQGGEGLAVAAALEDESYPVDDLILHMANLRSGTKFDLPTSCSSERLGAVCRNTYGFINHSGYLENGLPPDYGEGAAELLGALLNPDQAEGREPPPEVAEGDLSRAYVEWLSLLRHITHAPTHPWKRWQALQEETQHVLKRHNKTLRHLFHLDLPPLTNKQRHGKTRHYLLSKP